The following proteins are encoded in a genomic region of Ptychodera flava strain L36383 chromosome 23 unlocalized genomic scaffold, AS_Pfla_20210202 Scaffold_24__1_contigs__length_23054250_pilon, whole genome shotgun sequence:
- the LOC139124743 gene encoding uncharacterized protein: MENLPTTTPSGDENQNVSGSVSTESTAVAVIQKKIMRFTTHHDILLLREVVAKNPIAVPHRESGKAWGRVAEALVDMDDSFHVDSRRCRERTMLLLDYYKKKDLGSLRRSGTEEEYKEKEQLLQEIKELEQDKGVLQVLQNTKTTESDREKASEIRRRAMETLRQGGTENDNSNNDNDDDEVPSRKAKRSRLSSAAASQNVLLYMKEKHESDSELRRQEISLKKEELTLERQRIELDRQRLEMEKKEREERFRLESQERNVILDLLKKKLS; the protein is encoded by the exons ATGGAAAATCTGCCAACTACGACCCCGAGTGgcgatgaaaatcaaaatgtgtcTGGATCTGTATCGACCGAAAGCACTGCTGTTGCAGTTATCCAGAAAAAGATCATGCGGTTCACAACGCACCATGACATCCTCCTCCTGCGAGAGGTAGTCGCTAAAAACCCCATAGCAGTTCCTCACAGAGAATCTGGGAAAGCATGGGGGCGAGTGGCAGAAGCCTTGGTTGACATGGACGACTCGTTTCACGTTGATAGTCGCCGGTGTCGAGAACGCACCATGTTACTTTTGGACTACTACAAGAAGAAAGATCTTGGAAGTTTGCGGAG ATCTGGAACAGAAGAAGAATACAAAGAAAAGGAACAGCTTTTACAAGAAATCAAAGAACTGGAACAAGACAAAGGTGTTTTACAGGTATTGcaaaacactaaaacaactgaaagtgaCAGAGAGAAGGCAAGCGAAATCAGGAGGAGGGCCATGGAGACACTGAGACAAGGTG GAACTGAAAATGACAACAGCAACAACGACAATGATGATGACGAGGTGCCATCCAGGAAAGCTAAGCGCTCTAGACTCTCCTCTGCTGCAGCATCACAAAATGTTCTTTTGTACATGAAAGAGAAACATGAAAGTGATTCTGAGCTGAGGAGACAAGAGATTTCATTGAAGAAAGAAGAACTAACATTGGAAAGGCAGCGCATTGAGTTAGACAGACAAAGATTGGAAATGGAGAAGAAGGAGCGTGAGGAACGGTTTCGTCTTGAAAGTCAGGAAAGGAATGTGATACTTGACCTGTTAAAAAAAAAGTTATCGTGA